The nucleotide window gggcatactgggattatggagggaacacttctccgacctgctgaatggcagtgagagtacaacaccaggagatggcgaacccgatcccccaatcgatgacgatggaacagatgttccattacccgaccatgaagaaattcgaatagcaattacccgcttgaagaacaacaaagcagcgggggccgatagattaccggcagaactattcaaatacggcggcgaagaactgataaggtgcatgcatcagcttctttgcagaatatggtcggaagaaagcatgcctgacgattggaatctcagtgtgctctgcccaatccataaaaagggagatcccacaatctgcgccaattaccgtgggatcagcctcctaaatatcgcatacaaggttctatcgagcgtattgtgtgaaagactaaagcccaccgtcaacaaactgattggaccttatcagtgtggctttagacctggaaaatcgacaactgaccagatattcaccatgcgccaaatcttggaaaagacccgagaaaagaggatcgacacacaccacctttttgtcgattttaaagctgctttcgacagcacgaaaaggagttgcctttacgccgccatgtctgaatttggtatccccgcaaaactaatacggctgtgtaaattgacgttgagcaacaccaaaagctccgtcatgattgggaaggacctctccgagccgttcgataccaaacgaggtttcagacaaggtgactcactttcgtgcgacttctttaacctgatgctggaaaaaattataagagctgcagagctaaaccgagaaggtacaatcttctacaagagtgtacagctcctggcgtacgccgatgatattgatatcatcggaagcaacaaccgcgccgtttgttctgctttttcccgcatggataaggaggcgaagcgaatgggtctggaggtgaatgaggacaagacgaaatatctcctgtcatcaaacaaacagtcggcgcattcgcgtcttggctcccacgtcactgttgacagtcataacttcgaggtcgtagataatttcgtatacctgggaaccagcatcaacaacacgaacaatgtcagcctcgaaatccagcgcagaataactcttgccaacaggtgctactttggactgagtaggcaattgaacagtaaagtcctctctcgacgaaccaaaatcaagctctacaagtcgcttatcattcccgtcctgctttacggtgcagaagcttggacgatgtcaacattagatgagacgacactaggagttttcgagaggaaaattttgcgcaagatttatggtcctcagaacattggcaacggcgaataccgcagacgatggaacgatgagctgtacgagttatacgacgacattgacatagttcagcgaataaaaagacagcggctacgctggctaggtcatgttgtccgaatggacgaaaacactccagccctgaaagtgttcgatgcagtacccgccggaggaagccgaggaaggggaagacctccactccgttggagggaccaggtggagagcgacctggttacacttgggatctccaactggcgccgaacttcgaaggagagagacaggtggcgcactatcgtcgattcggctataaccggctaaacggttgcaacgccaatcacatagtACTTTGTGGGATGCCCTTATTATCAATAACTGCTTTCATTAGTTTCAGCATGGATTCTCCAGCTGAAGTTTGGAGCAATTTTATTCCGTTCTGTTTGCAGGGTATTTTTCAAGTtggctttatttctaatttagtaTTCTCGCATGTCTCGTTCCAAAACTGACCACAAATTCTCATTTGCATTAAAATCTGAAAATTGCGCTGGTGTTTTTACTATGTGAGCAGTTCCAAATAAGCCAACTTCGGACAACTCCGAATATGTGCTTCGTTAATTTATCTTGATAGTACCGAAagttatcaaaattatttaatttcattttgtagcaaatttcgTTTCAAAATGTCCAGATACATACTCTTGTACATGTTACAATCGATGAATTCCAAATTCCATATCCATTGTCCATACATATCCAAAGAGGTTGAAATTACTCTCATTTACGAAAATTACGGTATTCCAGATTTTTCAGGCTTATATAACTGTTCGTTTGCAACCATCAACCTTTCACTTCGAGTTGTGGCATTGATGTATGGTTTATTTCGGGCTGTGCGGCCATTTAAATCAGCTTCTCTGAGCATTCTTCTTGTGGTTCTGGGATGACTGTTCTTCCCAAGGATATTTACCACTTCGTGGCTTTTACCTCAAATGTCAAATGTTTTAgtcgatttattttaattgcgaCACGATTTTCAAGAATATAACATTAAATGATATGGCGTATAGTTCCTTGACTCTCTGGTTTGGCGACCCATTTTGAAATGTACTTTACAAATGACATTACTAAAATGtcaaaactattaaatatttttccaggATAGCTCACATTTATAAcagtatttactttgcattcgaAAATCGGCGCCAAGCTGTCGCCGCTAACGGTAAACTGTGGCATTTTGGTTGTGAGCTTGTATTTCGGTATATGAACATGTTTTTACTTAACGCTTGTAAGattagacatatacatatgtacctaatcaataaattagtaacagtttttaattgcgaaatataaacatgattttttactaagcgatttttcatttcgttgctgcatcattttggctgtgagccactgtatatcgTTACGGTTATGACAATAGTATGGGTATGACATTTTGGTATAGAGGTATCATACCTCTAGATTGAGTAGAGCTCATTGTAACGAAAACCCGAAAATGTTAACAAGATATTATTTACACACGGTGATCGTttgtcaaacattttacatataGAAGCAACAATAATGTTATCCAGttcattttttacaattttgtttacTACATTTAGACTATTCACAATTATAAAAACGACCCTAAGTAGaaattattgccaaaaataactatacaaataagccaaaaaacgggtttctcaattataattttaatgtactaaatttatttggctgtgcaGAAATTACATTCTCGGATAGTagattgtaaaaataattttactatgCCTAAAATTATACTACATTGTCGTGAATTTGTAAAAGCCTGTAGGAAATTGAACTAtttgatttattataataaaatggtATTTCGGATCCATTCGCGTGGCAATAGTATCAATTCTTATTTGCATCTGCAAGACCAATCTtttcatggtgccaaggaatatttgaacCAAGTTTCAGCAAAATGACTTAATTCTCTCTCATCATTATTAAGAGCTGTAATTGATACTTTTACGATTACGatttagaaattttaacagcTTCCCCAGCCTTCAATTTGCTATTCCGTTAATTTCGGTCAATTATTGAGAGATTGATTTATACGTCTCTGTTTTACGAAGATACATAGCTTCTAATCAAAATATCTGATTTCAAATTTCCAAATGCAATAAGcagaatcaaataaaataaaaattgcacaaaaaagGGGCGGAtgataataagtaaaaaatgataatacaaaaatacataaacaaacaatagAGCAATCAATATAAATTAGCCTCATGTTAATAGCGGAAAGAGCATTTTATCACAAACCGTCGCAGTGATGTATCGCCAGCGCATAGTTTTTATAACCTTCATTCTACTGACGATTAGTCAATTTAAGAATGCAGCTGAAGGCACTGCACAACATTTGCCAACGAGTTGTGCTGAAGCAGTTCATTTTTCTGGCCGCACACCCTCCAGCGGCATATATCAGTTACGTGCTCAGTTGCCTGATCGGGGTTACACAACATTCTACGCTTATTGTCTACTCGATCCAGCAGGTGGGGAAGCCTGGACAGTTATACAGAGGCGACAGGATGATAGTGTACACTTTAATCGTGGCTGGAGTGATTACAAAAACGGCTTTGGAAACTTGAATACAAATTTCTTCATTGGTCTTGATAAGTTGCACGCACTAACCGACTTGCAACTGCATGAATTACGGATTGAATTAAAGGATTTCGACGATGTCGTGAAGGTGGCCAGATACGAGAGTTTCGCTATCGGCGGCGAGGAATTGAAATACGTACTAACAGTCTTGGGTGCTTACTCAGGCACAGCTGGTGATTCATTGACTGGTTTGCACGACGGTTGTAAGTTCAGTACTCATGATCAAGACAATAGTGAGAGAGGTACAAATTGTGCGGAAGTGTACAAGGGTGGCTGGTGGTTTGGCAAGGAATTGTGTCTTAAAAGGTAACATTAGTCGTCATGAAAGCACATAAAAATAacttaatgcattttttatctTTCAGCTCTTTAAACGGGGCCTATAAGGATAAGTCTTCCACAGATTATGGCCAAGGTCTGATATGGACATCTTGGCATGGATATACTTACTCcttaaagtatgtacatatggctATAAGGCCTAAATATAATTCGTTTGTataaacaacatacatacatttcatttGCTTAAAAACCAATACATTTTGCAAGGATATTCTCACGCGCTCACGCGATTATAGCCGCATCAGTAATAGCGCTTAATTCGTTTATTCTTGATGCAATTTGTTACCTCTTCGGCTGGAGTACTTTCATCCATTCAAACAACATAACTTAGACAacgtagctgctgtctttttgttcataaatgtatatattatatatgcgaTCACTTTGCTTCCGCAAAACCTTCTCCCAGTGCTCGCGATAACTCTTAGAGCCGTCTTATGCACTATAATGCAGAAAGGgaataactcaatttttttcaattgcctactcggaCCAAAGAAGCTCCTATTGGCAAAAATTATACGTTGTATtttaaggctgacattgttggtgttgttgatggtgGGTTGAAGATAAGCGAAATTTCCTTTCAGCGTTTTTGTATTATCCAGCGTCACGTTACTTATAGCCGTATACGTTTTGTAGAGATACCAagacttttatttatcttctcacgtaaGAGCAAGTcactaaatacatattttattactttttcgacgaccaAGGTATatacatcggccaggggagagacgtaaagtttatggtagataattattttaccaaaagcaaaaaattaatttagtaatagtattacaaattaaaggtactctctttactagatgaataaaccctaaaattaaaataacaaatcaataattTCACTCTCTATCctatataaacgaaacaaatattaaatataaaatcttaagaactttcaaaaacatttctgactttttaaagacaTAGGAAAGGGTATAtatacttgaatctaatctacgtaataatttaaaaaaaaccaaaaaccaaaaaaacaaacaaaaaataaattaaaaaattgaaaaataccaaaaaattaaaaaaaaatattaaaaaataaaagaaaaaaacaaaaaggcatTAAATGTCTgttacgtccacgtcgttaatcctgggttacgctaaatactgataataatagtgcataaatcaatgatttttcatcatgttcagAGTTGGTTTTtcatttgtagctcatacaaatgttgctgtcccaaaattccctttggggggtaaaaaggtgatgaaataaggaacattttaagatattttcgaaaaaaatcgaagagggcataagttgttaaaaattaaaaaaaaaaaattttttatttttttgctatgaaatattaattttaaacatttttaccatacacagttttaaagtttgagaaattctgtacaaaaagtcacatggtgttttaaaatctgttcattagttttaaagttatggcggttcgaaaatttttttacaaaaaactttggccccttataatatggcaaccccgcgttacacagacctaaaaccatatgctttattttaggttttacatgtactataagatatatcattgccaaagaaaataaagaactttggcatggggagagtctggccaacctgatcttatttaaatatacatatatatacatatttggcgtggatgtctgtccgtccggatgtctgtccgtccgtctgtccgtgcaagcgataacttgagtaaaaattaagatatcttaatgaaacttggaacacatgttccttggcaccctgaggaggtttcgaaaatgggcaaaatcggtccactgccacgcccacaaaatggcgaaaaccgaaaacacataaagtgccataactaagccataaataaagcattggcatgaaggatcgcactataaaggggcatatctggatgtaattcttttggaaaagtgggcgtgaccccgccctcaaataagtttttttgtatataactcgcaaaccaataaagctatataagccaaactttctgcagtcgtttcttttaaccatttccttatacagtccaaaaatgaaagaaatcggataataaccacgcccacctcccatacaaaggttaggttgaaaattacgaaaagtgggttaactccctaacgaaaaacgtcagaaacatcaaattttacataagaaatggcagaagaaagctgcactgagatttttttacaaaatggaaaataggcgtggcgtcgcccacttatgggtcaaaaaccatatctcaagaactattcgaccgatttcaatcaaattcggtatataacactttcttgacaccctgatgacacgggtggaatatgggcgaaatcggttcacaactacgtctacttcccatataacccaattttgaattccatctgattcgttcactttataatgtattcataaggaaccaatgaagctagcggaataaaactttacacaaatactgtatttgagctgtgacatcacttgtggaaaaattgtcaaaatcggaccatgacctttcaaggcccctgatatcaaacatgaagaactcagtgcctaaggttaatttttcaccgaaaatataggtaaatccctcagatattttaatgtaattcattccctctgaatttttttcttataacagtttctctctgtacctgaaatggtaaaaatcgggtcataacttcccccagatcctatataccaattataagtaatattaaattaagtcatcgtatagtcttcgatacattgtatcttggtggtgaaaacgagtgaaatcggtttaggaattacctcagtccccatatactatttatgatgattttcgttattctattgaactttacaccaaatatatgggtcgaattgtgttgtctttataaaattacatcaataaattgcgagagtataaaatgttcggttacacccgaacttagcccttccttacttgtttttgtgctGTTTGGCGCGAATTGAAAATACATACCAATAGAAATCACTTTTAATCTGGTTTTTCCTACGGAATGGAGGGCTTACTGTTCCTCATCTtccatcagcgggtactgcatcgaacactttcccaGCTGAAGCTCTTTcatcattcgaacaacatgacctagctaacgtagcctctgtctttttattcgctgaactacataAGTCAGTGTCGTTGTATAGTTCAtagttccatcatctgcggtggACTGAACTGAACTACATAAGTCAGTGTCGTTGTAtagttcatcgttccatcatctgcggtattcgcctcctagtgccgtctcatcgggtgttgacatcgtccatgcttctgcaccataaagcagaacggggatgataggggacttgtagagtttggttttggttcatcgagagtggactttaacatttaaaataaaataaatttttaaaatttaaatagtatctgttggtaagagcgattctgcgttggtttgcgaggctaatatttttggttttgttaatgctggtgatggctggaggtggggaagtggtcatgttcagaagttcacgcaagaaagtatcaagactcaagcagctgacgacttccggtccggatgtcatgatgaatagtatCTCCCCTGGTCTCTAACTTTCTCCActggcagttattttgccaggggaAATACGGCAGGGAAATAcggcatgaaaaatttaattgttttaattgactgaattattttttgggttaattatttatttcactttaattatcacagtattagtaaCTTAGGagaataaaggcaaataaattaaattaatagtatacgttatatgaGTTGCCAGGGAaaagacaaaatcagttttcgaatccagtacaccTCACGATCGGgccgcaataactaaaaaactacagcgctcaaacggatttcgcgattagtattgttAACTTCAGGCTGAAATGAGCCCATGAGCACTTTTTTTCAATGCGAacgtctttgaatttatgtcgtacaagCGGAACCAAATTTGGCATGGCAGATACATACAAAAATCGggacaaaatattaattttgttttttatttattttgttttttatttaacaatacttaattttaattattttacttccgattgaacttagttttggtttagcatctcatacaaaaaatctcatataaaaaagttaaataaaaagtagcaacgggacaagccaggggagagacttttttagactttgtaaggaattcCAGAAAataattatgcagtaaattgtaatattatttaaaaaactacattaatatgatgtgattcgtttagaaaaatagcaacataaaggacaaaaacaatactttaagctgattgcagcacaagttacctcttatcgtagaatcacccatatacgaTATTTAGGAAGCTTAATTCATCCCCCCAGTTAATAGATTGGGCAGAGCATCTTTTGTTTCCAATCATAGTCGTGTATTGGGGTGTCTATaccataattttcaatttgggaTTCGGGTGCACCATATCTTGTTGTCACACTTTCACAGCAGGCTGCAGAAGTATTCCCAATCATGGACAGATTACCTCATTGGTTGCAACATGAATGTGCTACGGAGTTGAACTTTCTGTAAGTCATCAtgccataaaattttcgagcatttcccCATATCGGCCAGCTTTCAATTTCTTCTTATTGCAAATGTCTCAGCTATATCTACAACGTTTTACTCGACTAAATATCAGTACATAGCCGcaagagatatatgtatattttcctcATTTGTCGGCATCTAATTGTAAGGAGGTACCCAGTCTGGGTAGTTCTTTTGCTTCGCCAATCCAGGAATATCAATATGTCCTACGCTTTTGCAGTCTTATCGTGAAATATGTTAGTGCCACTAATAGTTCCATACTTTTTTCACTACTTATGATAGCATCGTAAGTgactttagtaattttaaagctATTTTGCTATAAAGATTTTTCCTTGTTGTAAGCACTATTTTTGACACAACGATCTGGCTTTCTTAAATTGCAGTAATATCCGCTTGGAAgacactgcagtgatccggCAGCCGCTTGTTTGTTTAGTTTGGATCGgcctgcataaatatttatctgtgAATATTTGTTTGACTTCTATCTGCTTCTATCTGGAGAATTACGATAGCTGGTAGAATCGGGAACCTGCTGCGTATATTAGAAAGTCCCTTATTAAAAGGACAACCGTATGTTCTAAAATTGTTGTCTGCACTTTTGATATTAATGTATCTCAATTAAGATAACTCACAGCttattattatcaaaatatgtattgtaCCAGAATAAAGTCGAGGGAAGATCGTCATTCGATAACTGGAAACTTGAAAGTTGGAACGCTGTGGTCAGTTTTCACAATGGAGAGATTGAGGCTAGATTTATCTATAGCAAAGTGAATTggaaatgttttcttatttttggaaGTTAATATTAGCtgtaatcgattggtcacttctctgctcgttacctttgggcgctgctcgctgaaaaatattacatgtgaaagcaacaacaaagttatctagttgaattcgtgcaggagagtatgcggatacctcattaaagattctatcgccgcttgctgagtcctgccaaattttattttataaatgtagaccattcacaatggtaaaaacgactcaaaggacaatttttttacaaaaatggcaatgccaatacatatatgtatattgtttaaattgattaattaagatacattttaattgattaaataaaacgtGAGACATAGCCGCAGCTCGAAACAAAGggatacaaaaacaagtaaggaagggctaagttcgggtgtaaccgaacattttatactctcgcaatttatttatttaactttatttatattttataatacaaaatttgacccacatattcgtcatatatattgtataaagtctattgaaagttggaaaccctaatattaggttagaagcaccgcggtattaatgttcgatatatggggccttgaaaacatatggtccgatttcggcgatttttaaaatggggctgccacactataaacatagtatttgtgcaaagttctgcatcgatatcttcattagtgcttactttatatattgtaaagtaaacgattcagatcgtcttcaaagttctggtatataggaagtaggcgtggttgtgaagcgatttggcctattttcacaacatatcattgggatgtaaggaaactattacaaaccaagtttcattgaaatcggtctagcagttcctgagatatggttttcgacccataagtgggcgacgccacgcccattttccattttgtaaaaaaatctgagtgcagcttctatctgtcatttcttatgtgaaatttagtgtttctggcgttttccgtaggtgagttaacccacttttagtaattttcaacctaacctttgtatgggaggtgggcgtggttattatccgatttctttcatttttgggctgTGTTAAGAAggggctaaaaaaacgactgcaaaaattttggtttatatagctctattggtttgcgagatatgtacaaaaaacctatttaggggcggggccacgcccacttccccaaaagaattacatccagatatgcccctttatagtgcgatccttcatgccaatgctttatttatggcttagttatggcactttatgtgttttcggttttcgccattttgtgggcgtggcagtggtccgattttgctcattttcgaaagcaaccttcctatggtgccaagaattaagtgtgccaagtttcatcaagatatcttaatttttactcaagttacagcttgcacagacggaaggacggacggacggacggacaggcagacttGTCTTTtgacttttctcgtcaccctgatcattttgatacatataaccctatatctaactcgacaactttgcaactttgttgcgagagtataaatatgtttgcttagatttaagtatttctccacctaagaaaatggtgcaacattattgcgcatgattaaaaggacattttagcgcaggcTAAATGCGATCGACACCATAAGTGTTGCTGTCTGTTTGAATTACGGGATAATGCTTAGCCAATCGATTACAGCTATTATTATGGTTCAAGTTTCACCATACCTATCACAGTATACTTAACTCACCACACATAAACATGAAATGCTTATAGCGatttcttttctcgatgaaaatgatgccttttcatatttcaatattataaacATGCTGCATTCCCCTTTGAATGTGTACCATTTCTTACATGATGAAAGAGCAATAAAATATCttcctattatgctggtcaactCTCACTCACAATTTTAAAACCCGAGTACAGGACAggataaaagttaaatttttttgagaaaagaaaacgatATTAGAACTCGTAAAAATACAAACTATAATACAAatgttaatataatattaattaaatttaattaattctcaGATAGCAGattctgaaaataatttttactacgCCTAAATATACTCTACATTGCTTTGTGTTTATAAAAGCCCTGCAGGAAAGTCAACCAATCGAAATATGAGTCTACTTCCAACTAATATTTCGTAATAACTGAAGagacaattcatttttaatgagAAAAATTTTCTTGGCACGGCTATACTCACACGTTGATCAGCTACTGCCGAAGAGGTAGAAAGGAAGCATTTATATTGTTCGAAATGGGTACGATAACCAGGCACCTTAACTCCCTATCAAAAATACCGCCGTTTCAGAACTTTCGTCGGTACCTTCGAACTTATTTACTGGTATCGAATATGCGGAAAATCTCAGCCTCCAACTTTTTTTCAACTCTAGCTCAAATCGGTGAATAATTTTCGAATATGAGCAAAACAAATCCTCACTAACCACATGCGGCGAACAACAAGGGTTAATGCAAACTGTTTATTCACAATATCGAGTctataaaatatagtaattcatatgcaaatgtgcatatttgttatatttttaaactttacagTTTGCATCCTACTGAAGCCATTTCAAGTCAAACaactatttttagaaagaatttgacattatataaaaaatcttaataaaaataaacaaaaaatagatatatatttagcaGCGATTTATTTATTGTGTTATGCAAAATGTTAAAGAATTCTTTGCAGCATTCTTGCTCATCCTGTTTTATTCAAAGTCTTagtttaaaagaatttaatttattacgcTTAAAGCATTTGTATCAAACactttattcattttttatacagatATTTCTTAATTTCGCGCAAACCTCATAATTTGATTTCATCAATTATAACTGACATatgatatatgtagatatgtgtatTTGGATATAGAAAACCAGACGCGGAAGCACAATTCGTTTTTAGTTAGTGAGAAGTTAGTTGGAAACTTAGAGGTTAGAATAGTGGCTTGCGCgtcataaaattaacaaatgagTCATGACGGCAAAAATGTTTTCGAGCAGCGTTGACTAATTCTGCTGTGAGTGCTAATCATGTGTTAAGAGCTAAACGCGATAGAACAGTAGCTTCCTTGAGTGAATCATACACCTTAAAGCCAATAGagagatatttattattttttgattttaggcataaaaaatatcatatttacaTTACTGGTTTGTTAAGATTTTGGTTCTCAAGCATTACTTCGACAGAATTGTAACATTCGACTCCAATTGTAACacgtcatttatttgtatgactttacttttgaaaaaataaataaataaaatacatagatGGCAACCCTTCGCAATATATCTGTAAAAGTAAAATTCCTCCAAATAAGCTCTGAAAAAATCATATAGTTGATatagtaatatatttatttacataaatattatttgttttacatggtatatattttcatttagtgCACACTCATTTTGGCTCGTGAATTGTTAacaatttcataataattaatttacttttttcactTTACAACTCAACAAGTCTTAAAAATACACTTGTTTCGTGCaataataacgaatattcgCCTGCTAAAAGTATGCTGCACAGCGAaatactttttcttttaattatgaagataattttattttttattattaatattttctttaatttcgatATACTTAGGTAATAATAGGTTAATTCTAATTTACTaagtacacatgtacatacacatgtaggTGATTATGTACAGAAACAAGTTTCAGAAATCTTAATGGCCAATGTTTAGTGACGAAGTTCTCGCTTAATCTAGATTtggatttttctttaaattaaggCGAAACAATGTGCAGAACAGTAAATGGTTAAAgagaaatttcaaattcatgtTAAGCGCTAAAGACGAGATGAGGCACGCAAGCgatggcaacaacaaacaaagtg belongs to Zeugodacus cucurbitae isolate PBARC_wt_2022May chromosome 6, idZeuCucr1.2, whole genome shotgun sequence and includes:
- the LOC114804352 gene encoding ficolin-1 isoform X2, whose translation is MYRQRIVFITFILLTISQFKNAAEGTAQHLPTSCAEAVHFSGRTPSSGIYQLRAQLPDRGYTTFYAYCLLDPAGGEAWTVIQRRQDDSVHFNRGWSDYKNGFGNLNTNFFIGLDKLHALTDLQLHELRIELKDFDDVVKVARYESFAIGGEELKYVLTVLGAYSGTAGDSLTGLHDGCKFSTHDQDNSERGTNCAEVYKGGWWFGKELCLKSNIRLEDTAVIRQPLVCLVWIGLHKYLSVNICLTSICFYLENYDSW
- the LOC114804352 gene encoding fibrinogen C domain-containing protein 1 isoform X1 — encoded protein: MYRQRIVFITFILLTISQFKNAAEGTAQHLPTSCAEAVHFSGRTPSSGIYQLRAQLPDRGYTTFYAYCLLDPAGGEAWTVIQRRQDDSVHFNRGWSDYKNGFGNLNTNFFIGLDKLHALTDLQLHELRIELKDFDDVVKVARYESFAIGGEELKYVLTVLGAYSGTAGDSLTGLHDGCKFSTHDQDNSERGTNCAEVYKGGWWFGKELCLKSSLNGAYKDKSSTDYGQGLIWTSWHGYTYSLKYVHMAIRPKYNSFV